The following DNA comes from Cololabis saira isolate AMF1-May2022 chromosome 7, fColSai1.1, whole genome shotgun sequence.
GAGTGCTACTGATTTGAAGCATCAATTGGCACCAGTGTGTGTTTGGTGCACTAGTGTGTGTAGAGAAGCTTCACCTTGACAATTTGTTTGAAGAAAATATTGCAACTTCTTTATACTTTTGCTTCTTTGTCATCATCATTTTCTTGCTTTGAACGCTGGTTTGTGTGATGGTTGTGCCTTTTTATAATTTTGTAAATGGTGTGCTGTGAAACTTTTGCAAGAATCTACTATATTGCATAATTAATCTTTTCCTTCCCATTCAATGCcgttatctttcttttttgataATCTGGTGCTTAGTTAACTTGTCTCAGCACAGACTGCAAACAGGAAGGTGCCATTactttaaaaaagatttttgctttgcttgttttcctcttctcatatactgtaaatacagaaacatattctcACAATATGATTTATCCTAGATGAGGCAAAAATGGATGtttgtttattacaaaatgatgtCTGTGATTGGCCAAAATAACATTTAATATGATTGTCATAAAGGGCCCTTTTTTAAGTAACAGACATTCATCAGTTTTGTCTTAACAGAAAATTATGAAATTCATTTAAAGATAGGTCAATAAAAATGTGTAaagagaactttttttttttttaacctgctGAAAAAAGAACCATAAACAAGAAACATTAACAAAATAATCGTGTCAGGTGAGACACCtccttttgttaaataaattaaacttttaaaatataaatataccatTCAGTGAATGGTATTAggcaaatgtattaaaaaaaaggattttttgTGGAGAGAAGTTGAGGTCAGATGATGGTAAACCATGATTTAACCTCAAATCACTGAAGTTGAACACGACAAACTTGGGTAcactcaaccaatcagaaatcTTCATCACACAAGCCCCCCCAGGTAATCTCAAAACTAAAACCTCCCTACTAGAGCCGTTTTTGGAAGTAGTACTTTTCTCCCAGAGAGCCTGGCTGCAGAGGAAAGGGGGGCTTAGGAAAGGTCCCTCTGTGGTGCATAAATGATTAGTTTCAGTCCATCACACAACGTCTCGCCCAAAGTGGTTTACCTTCACTAAAATAATGGATCCTGAATTAGCGCAGTATGTTTGAaagcaaaacatttatttgacGCTCAAGAAAAAGTCAAGCAAGTCGTCAACAAGCTTAAGCACTCCTGCTATGTCACCAAAtaatggttttaaaaaaaagcattaagTTAATGTTTGAAGAGAGCAAATAGAAGCCTTGACCTTGATTCAACAGAAAGGAGGACTAACACAGTAAACGGTTTATGAGAAGAAACCCACCAACATTCCAGAGCGGATGCTGTAACTGTGATTAAAGTTCCTGCGGACTGATGCAACAGGTTGATTATTACTGCCCAAAAGTCGTtaaattacatttgctgttgcaCAAATGAGAGGTTCTTTCACTTTTGCCACTCACTCAGCTGTAGTGTTTAATTTACCTCGGCAAATAAAGGTCATCTGGGTTCTCCATTTACTCATgatttgaataaaataacaaatgacACGTATGCACAaaatagaaacatttagtttaaAGCACCACTTTAATGTGTTTTGTCATGTCATGTTCTCCTAGTAAAATAACTCTTAgtaaaattatttgtttttttttaaatgggaaCATTATTAAATAGTTTATTAACagtgtgaaaataaaaaaaacatgtttccgTCTTTGCTGCATTGCTTGGGTTGCTCTTGCTATACTGTCATCTTATTCCCATTTCATTCATTCTCTCCTCTGCAAGTTATTTCCTCCTTGTCTCTCTCTGTTTCATATCTGTGTTGCCCGCGGTCAGGGAAAAGTTCCTCACTGAGATACAGAGTCCTCGCTACGCCCGTCTGAGGGACTGGCACCACGACAGGTCTGCTCGTGCCCTCAATATCAACTGAGCGCCGCGCTGCAAGCCCCGGGACGCAGAGCCTGCTAACAGTCGCACCACGACGACTACGGGACAAAGACAACGAAGATAGCCTTCTGTCTGATGGCAGTTGACAAATTTGCCTTTCACACACAGATGGGGGGAAAAAGAAGTTTGGGAAACAAAGAAAATCAAAGCTAAAAAGAAATGTAGCCTAGATGAAAAAGCCCAAAGTGGAACCTTGCATACTGAGCCTAAGTGTAATATCTCCCTCTGAATTTCTGACTTGATGATGGCTTTTCCTTTTCAAACCGCATTACTGGGAGCAAACTGGTGGGGAGGTGGTGATTCTGCTTTATTGGTGAAGTTCCAGACCCTCGTCTGATTTATATCTTTCTGCCTGTTTACATCCAATAAACTCTTCATCCTTAAGTTTTTAGTTTGATCTCTTCATCTTATAGGCGCCTCCAACcattagaaaacaaaaaacgaaatctgtgcttttgcttttttgtttttgttttttgtttttcttcctctgtCATCACTAATATCTGAActataaaaaccttaaaaaccaTCTCTTGTTCTTCTGTCCTTTCTTCCATGTTTACTCGGCGTCTAAGCTTGGAGGAATTCGTTCCTTGATAACAGACTATTCTTTTCttcttgctttttctttcttcgtCACCTCAGTTGCTTTACTTAACCAGTGCACCGAACAAAATGATTATGTAGGAGCAGAGCTCCAAGTATTTATGCAGGTCTAAATTAATGAGGTGTGTTCTCCGAGATCAGGGTTTaagatttacttttatttctccAGAGTGAAAATTGTTGTGCACTAAggcataaaaacaacaaatgcacacacacacgcacacacacacacacacacacacacacacacacacacacacacacacacacgagccgTGAGGAAATGCAGCTGTTTGTCCTGTGGTCTTgactgaaataaacacattcatgagtTTTGCGAATATGGGAGAAAATGGCCTTGCAGAACAAAGACAAAatggacttcttttttttctttttaaggaaTTCAATAGCTGATTCCACTGTGTAAAAAGAAATGACTTTTAAGGGAAAGGGCTTCTGGGAACCACTcaaaccattttctttttatgtggCAAGAGGAAAAATGAGAGATGATTACTAATGGAGGCATTATTAGGCCTTGGCATCCAAGGCTAAGCATTGAATATTTTAATAAAAGCCCCAGATCTCAAAACAATGCCCTTGTTGTCTGCAACTTTAGCCAACTAGCTAATTAACCAAATCTAGACTTAAATTTGGATGTGGAGTTCAAACTGTCATGGTCTCAAAGGACACTTTTGCTGCACAACAGATCCATAAGCAGTCAAAACAGGATTGGTCAGTTTTCAAAATATAACAaagcaataaataataataaatatctgATACATTTTATTCTCAAGCTGGTTTGAGACCACACACTCTGAGGAGGGAGACTAAAAAAGACATGTCtttaaacaaaataattgtTTCCACCATGAAGAAATGCATAAATGACACTAAAATGGGTCATTTCTCCCCACATgcacacctaaaacatgcattTTGTTCTATGGACTATAATTTGCCTCTAATAATCTAGTTCAGCCTAATATGAAACAACTGAAACATGCAGAGTGACTACGTTGGTTGTTGCAGCTGTAAAACAGATGGCAGCTTCCTCTCACACTTATTGTTCATTTTGACAAGCAAAGAGGTGTCGACCATTGTTTGGGAGGACTGTTATAGCAAGCCCATGTCGGGATAGTGGGAAATGGTCATTTTTTAGTTAAAGATggcaaaaaaatactttttgtgtgtgtgtgagtgtgtgtgttttatttatataatatattttagttattttttttcagtttgaatCTTATTTTTGTAAAGTAATTATTGATGTGTCCACTCCTTTTTAGACATCAGACTTtttgcaaatgaatgaaaaaaggaaaaagtacatttttaggATGGGTTTTATTATTCAGTTgccaaaaaacatcaacaacttAAGCTTACTTATTTTGGAAATTGCAGTCTTGACTTTTTTGTACCACGTAAATGAGAGTAAGGAAGGATGAGCTTTGTTTCAAACATGACAGGACCTGAACAAGCTGTTACAATTGCAGCTTCTCCAAGCTTTCTTTGGCATGTTTACATTCACGTTTTGACAGAGCTGCATCCTCACAGGCTTGGAGGGTGACACATGtcagtgattttattttttttttaatttaagaagTCAAAACGTGCTCACGCTTTGCCAGATGATGCTGAGCTGGCAGCAAACTCTACTGCTTTCCTTATTGCTTAAGTCGATGAAACCCAAAAGGAGGCTAGAAAACGGATGAGAGTCTGAAGtcgcatgtgcaaaaaaaaaacagccaggaAAAGCGAGGGGAAGCATTCCATGTcaaagacccccccctccccccaaaaaCATCCCTTTCTGCAAAGTCTTTGACGCGAGAGCCGTGCACCTGCATCACATCAGCCCTCTCAATCATCAGAGGAGAGCAAGGGGatgttgaaagcagagaaaatgtcaagaaaacacGATCCAGGTCGCTCCAGGtgggaagatgctgctgtcaaGCATGTACTTCAATTTGCACCTCCAACCTTCACCATAGCGaggtgcagctgcagaaagCTCTTCCAGCTGTATGAATGCCGCGTGCCACCGGCCTGCTGCCATGTAGGGCGGCGTGGCGAGGCGTGCAGTCGTGGCTGCGCTGTTCACTGGGTTACTGTTTTGTGGGTGGTTAGGTGGAGTCCCAGAAGACGGGCTTGTTGGTGTCCAGATTAGAGGGCAGATGACCTTGGCTCTGTGTGTCAAACGGAGTGAAACAGGCTCTGACCTTTGTTTAACCCGGCTGCTAGAGAGCCCACTCATCAGGCCGTCCTTCCTCTCTCTTTTGCTTCGGTTTCTTGACAGCAGTCGTCTCATTTGGAGGGTCGGCTGTTGCCAAAGGACTTACTGCTGTGCTCTACTCAGATTATACTGTTTGGgaaaattattttgtttctttttaaacagcATGCGCTGTTTTTCTTCCTAAATTGTTCTCAGATCAACGTTGCCAACTTCTCCTGCCTCCCTGTGTCTGGGTTTGCAGGATATAATTGAAATGAAGGCTTAATATAAATACTACTATAGATTGAGGTTGTTGCAGGGTAACTcatttcactttttcttttcaaatgagACATGATTTCATCATCTTTCATTAGTGAATCTTGGATGACATGGTTGATGATGTAAACATGAGTGATGCCTAAGGGGGtgctatatttattattttatttttctcaacataAAACATCTCCAGAGCTCACTATCTTGGCTCTGAAGTTGTTTTTCTCTCCGTTGTGGTTTTGAAGATTTTCTGAATATAGTGATGCTTGCTGCGGGTAAGATAACTTTGAAATGAAGAAAACATTCATTTCAACACTTCTGCACTTGCAGACATTGAAGCAAACTCTTCTGCATCCAAATCTGACAGCGTAACACATCTGATGAGTTTCCCCCACTTCTCTGCTTTTTGCCTGCTGGTGATTTCAGTAATTCGGAGGCAACGCTCAGGATGCTTATTGCTCTTATTAGAGCAAAGGTTGTTGAACTACTTTCATGCAGAGTTGATATGTTTATTGGATGCTTATCTGTTGCTCAGTATTGGTTATTGAATTGTGTTGAGACGATTTTAAAAAGGGCTTATTATGAAAGCATCAGTTCTGGAGAAAATTGAAATCTATATAATCTTAATAAAaccagcattattattattatttttttttttaaaccaatgaCGGATGACAACCCATTGCTTCCCTGTTGTTACTCATGCTTGGAATCATTCACACCAAAGATAATTTTATGGTACAATAGAGACGAACATGAATGCTGATATCTAAATGTGACATTCATTGAGAAGTAACCATGGCGACTGAagagtttatgtgtgtgtgtgtgtgtgtgtgtcttttctAATTAGCCATTTTCTCCTTACAGCCTTGAGCCAACTCTCTCTTCTGCCAAGGaccaaactggagataaaccagATGGTGAGTTCCTGCTCCTGTTGATGCGTAAAACGAACCCCAGCAGCACCAAGTAGAAGCTGAGCTAACAGATTCTTATACTTAACTGTGTGCTTATCAGCGGACGCACACGGACATTTGATCATGTGtataaaatctaaaaaaaaaaattaaatcatcCCCTTTTGTTGTTCAGGTTCCAAGACCGCAGCAGCTGGCCGGTCGGGTCCGTCCTGCCGTCCGCCGTGGGTCACGGACTCCAACTTTGCTGATCGCTTTCGCCCGGATAAGACGAGCACCGTCGTGACTCAGCACCAGCAGCCGGCCCAGCCCACACCTATGCAGAACCGCAGCTCTATCCTGCAGGCGGCGCAGCAGGCACCCGAGGACGGCGGGAGGACCCCAGTATGTGGTGCCTGCAACAAAATCATCAGGTGAGACTGCAGCGCTCCATCTGCTCCAACCGTTTGACTGATCTCTTTTACTAGAATAATACAAAGTCATTCCATGCTCCTTTAGGAGTCCTTTTAGAGATGATGCATAACTTAAGATAATTAATATGCGCAACGACTGACTGTACGTCTGCAGCAAATTAAGTCCGTCAGCATAATTCACACAGTCTGGAGACATCCTTTATCACAGAGGACAAGCGTTATCCTATCATTTCACTGATGAAGAGAAACTTCAGCTCCTATTCTGGTCACGTTTCCAGAAGCTGTTTTTCAAAATGTGAAGCCACCAAGTCGTAAAAGCTTGTTTTAGGGTTTCATTCACATTTGAAATGTGACATTTCACAAAGTGATCTTTGAATCTTTCCTGTGTTTCTTTGTTCCAACTTTGCTCATCAGTTATGTGGAAAGCTTGGAGCAGATttcaacacagactttcaagtGATGTTAACGCGTGTCTCTTGCAGGGGTCGGTACCTGGTCGCACTGGGACGTTCGTGGCACCCAGAAGAGTTTACGTGCTCACAGTGTAAGGTGGTCCTGGAGGAGGGGGGCTTCTTTGAGGAAAGGGGGGCCGTCTACTGCACAAAGTGCCACGACAATCGATACGCTCCTAACTGTGCCAAGTGCAAGAAGATGATCACTGGGGTAAGAGCTGCCTTCCCTTTGTCCTGCTGTGTCAGAGTTGGTGCTCCCAGTTTCATCTGTGTGGAGGAAGAAAAACTGCCATGTGtatgaaataaacatattttcttcttcttccccttCCATAAGGAAATCATGCATGCCCTGAAGATGACCTACCATGTTCAGTGTTTCAAGTGTGCAGCCTGCAAAAATCCCATCAGGAACCAAGCCTTTTACATGGAGGAGGGTGAGCCTTACTGTGAGAGAGGTGAGACACCGAGCTGGAGGAGGCAACCTGTAGTCTGCTCCGCCTATTTGTGTACTGTCCTCATGGAGGGTCCAAAGTATTGTTGGTTGAACATGATGGTACCAAAATCCATAGCTGACGTTGTGTGACCGCTGTCACAACAGATGTGGGTTCAGTTATAAAATCAGATGCATGAAACTGAAGGTTGGAGGCTGCAACTGGGCCTAAATTAGGTTAAATATGGATGAAATGATTGCGTAGGGAGAGATACACATCATCTTGTGTTTAAGAACTAATTTACTCCCTGTTAAAAAGCGTATATCAAGTTGCTACTGGTGGTTGATGTGACTTtttgctcaacattttgacttttttctcaagattgtacttcaacattaatctcgacatttcgacttttctctcgaaattttgacttttttctcgacatttcgacttttttctcaacatttcgactattttcacgaaattctgactatttcctcaacatttcgactattttcacgaaattctgactatttcctcaacatttcgacttttttctcaacattttgatttcgcctttcgccatttgccttcattctaaggcttatacatacaagacttttaattttttgcggctccagacatatttgttttttgtgtttttggtccaatatggctctttcaacattttgggttgccgacccctgctctaaacacACTACAGGATTTGCTCTCAATGGCTATTGTGGTATTCAGTCAGATGTgagaataaaaaatatgaagCGTGTTTCACATTTAGGATTTGACATTGGGAAGGCTATAAAATAATCTCATCGACATCACACCCCCATAATCGGTGTAACTCGGGATCTAAATCCTCTAGTGTGTAGCAGGCCTAAGTGCACAACGATGCAACTGGCCCTTAATGTTCAGCTTGAATATTTGTACACAAATACTGCATCCATCATTGGCATCCACTTCTTCCCGTAGCAGCATTCAATCTGGAGATTTGCACCAACTGGCTGAAGTTGCTCAGTTTCAACTCTGCTCTTGAAGGGTatagttttgtttttagttttatttctttgACTTTCGACTGAGATTCTGCTTCTTGTCTGAgacttgggttttttttttcaaggccaTATATTGTGCCTTTTTACGATGGATAAATCCAGCTCCCGATAGCGCGGTCTGATTCTATAAATTGATGGATCGGTTCCTTAGATCTTCCATCTGTTCATGTGTGgagctgtctgtctgtctgtctgctaaATTATACACAAGATGCTCAGCCACAGAGTTGATGGATCAGTTTGTTGTTTATATTCATTCATCATGCTCTATGTCCtcgagcattaaaaaaaaactgaagagaagttaaagtttctctctctctctccctctcttttaaTTGATGGGAGTCCTGCTGTACATTTATGAAGCTTCATGAAAGAAATGAAAGCATCACTGTTGAAAAATTCTCTGCTGTCAGCAAAGGGAAAAATCGTATATTTGTGGTTGACAGAGGAGCCGTTGGAGGGGAAAGAAATGCTGGTAATGGTTGTAATCAGTTGCCACCAGTGCCACCCACAGAAACCCGAGTTGTAAAGGAAAGTTTAATTCCCAACCTGAGTTAAAGCCAGACGCTATTTAACGGTGATGTTTGAACAGAAAATATGAAACGCTGGCAAAAGGGAAAAAGCTTGCTTAAAAGCTGAGCGCGCACATCGATTAGTTCCCGCACCGACAAGGAAACATCTCAAGCAGTCCAAGAAACCCTGTAACTTCATGCATGAATAGAGCCCCACATATTTAGTATAAATCTGTTCTGGCTATAAGCACATGGGTGAATAGAGCAGACCTGACATCCCACACGGCGTTAAGTTTCTGGTGGATGCCATGACTAAATTTAGAGGTTACAAATGGACGAGTGGATCAGAAGTTGTCCAAAATGCACTTGACGATAAAAGTTACGGCCTTTTGAAACCCAGTCCTCCTTCACTGCATCCTTTCTGCAGTTATTCTTGAAACATTTTCAGACTTTTTCAAGCTTGTATATGACACAGTTCTGTGAAGCATTGTTGCAGCATTGCTGTGGGCTGTTGTGAATCTGGCAGGGCATAGCACCGTCAATCACCAAGTGTGATGTTTTCATCTGCTCTAATCTATTTAGCTCCATTTTACTCCATACATTTCTCTGTTGGGTTTTTATGAATGGTGCGCGCTCCTCTATTATGCTGTAAATGATTTAGCGGAGCAGCGTGTTTCTTTCTCACTACTGAGGCCCTGACGTGCACTGCTGCTTTATCAGAGGCGAAGCCAGCAAGCTGAATACTCTTAGTCTGAATTATGCCTTCAGCTGTGATAAACATTCTGCTGGCTCAGCATCTTGCAGGGATTGTGCGGCTCTCACCCACTCActctggagaagcagcattaTAACCTGACACTTTCCCCAGAGTCCTTGTGATGAAAGAGACTGGCAAATCCAGTCAAGTATCAGGAGCAATTTCCCCACTTCCTAATCCTTCCCCTCTCCCCCTGTACAGTACGTTGTGGAAAAGCCTCATAAGTGAGCAAAACATCACAAACGGGGGCATTATCAAATGTCCAATGAGGGGAAGAGTGCCAATTTTTGGTATCAGCGCAGCTTTAACCATCATTATTGCCTCTGTTCAGTGTGTTAAGTGGTGCGTGTGGTGAGATATTACTCATCTTTAACTGCAACAATTTCCAGCTTTTCAAAAGATGGAAGAGGTTAAAGCCTCTGACGCGTCAGAACTTGATGTAAAAGTTAAATGATGTTTTGCAGTGATCGTGGAGGCCCTGGTGAGATCTTAATCTGGTCATCTGAATACTGTTTCTAATCTTTTATTACTTGGCCCTCTCGGTTTTCCCTCTCCAGACTACGAGAAGATGTTTGGCACCAAATGCCACGGCTGTGACTTTAAGATTGATGCAGGCGATCGCTTTCTGGAGGCCTTGGGCTACAGCTGGCATGACACGTGCTTCGTCTGTGCTGTAAGTCATTTTGATTGATTTGTCTCCTTGTGGGTCTCGCTTTGCCCCACAACGCGTTGCCTGTCCCAGCACAATGGCACCTCAACAAAATATCTGCCTTCATCCCTGAACCCAAAGCTTTCCCTCCAGCCTCTGTCTCTTCACCCACCACCTGCTGCCCATCTCTCCATCTTCCTCTCTCCGTTTCATTTTGTGATGAAAACTGAACTTAAATCCAGCCAGATAAATAATATGTGCTCGCTCTGGCCAGTTGAAATCTGTGCAAATTCTCAGCGCCACTGGCGAAGTCAGATATCTTCTGTGCCCTGGTTTCTCAatctgtctctctgtctgtcttctTTGATCTTTAAAGCTCTGCCAAATCAACTTGGAGGGGAAGACTTTCTTCTCGAAGAAGGATAAGCCCCTGTGCAAAAGCCATGCTTTTGCTCCAGTGTGAGGGAGCCAGCTGCATCTTCAGAGGAAGGAGAACTTCCTCCACCTACTTGTTACCCCTTTCTAGCCTCTTACACGTTCTGCATCCCATCATCGCCAACCACACACTGTGTTCAGCCCCGTCTTTGATCTATCCTGCAGATTTTGTGCACCCAAGTCTTAATGTTAGCTTCAAGTATCGTCACCTTACTGTGCTGTTCGGTCACTTCAGAGGTCACGGCCTGCAATCACAAACTTTGTGCTGCATAACAGGAAGTAATCAAGGAATGATCCCATTATTACCTCTAAgtaattggttgttttttttgtttattccatttttctaccaaaaagtcCCTCTTTTGATCATGTAGATTTAATTGTAGTTACTGAAGAAATCTCACGTCTCTACAGTCCTCATCCTCGTTCATTTTTAGGTGACACCTAGTCGGTTTCATCCTCACTGAGGTTGTTCGTCTCTGGTTTACACATCGCAGTCATGATCCGCTGCCTCTCCAGCAGTCGGTGCAGGGAAGTGTCGGCCCCTGCAGGACCTGCGGCCGCTCACCGGCTCCCACTCCAGTGCCTTCCTACGTACCAGGAACCAGCTGAGGGGAAACGGGGCCGTCGCGTCTCTGCCTGTCCTGAATGGACCCCCCCTCCCCTAAAACACAAAGTCCTGTACGCTTCACTTTGACTCTTGATCAGAGCATAATCTGCAGTTGGATGCAGACTTGTGGGGTTTTGGAGAGCATGCTGTAATGGTTTCAAATCTTTCACATTTCTGCAGTAAGgagatactttttctttttttttttgatgtcagaaagaattaaattaaaatatatttctcaTGTTACTATGATAATAGTGATTGTTCCTTAGAGTACTTTACAAACCTGTATGTTGTTTTTATAACTGCTGAAAGTttcaaataaacatatttagtaAAGCCAAAGAATGGGActgaagtgtttttgtttttcagaggTGAATCCACATGTACTCACTGGCCAACGTCAGCATTTATACATAATTTCTGTGTCAAAATTCCTCTTAAGAGAAATTTTTAAGGCCATTTTTGACAATTATGTTCAAAAATCTAGAATGtgatattgtttattttttcccaactGTTGTGTCATTGAGATGACGTATGATATCATGTGATTAAACGACTAGTAGAGATTTGCAGCTCATGCAGATCAATTGGCACCAAACTAATGAACCACGTCTCATTTAAGCAGCTGAAAGCACTGAAACAGTTAAAGGATATATTTCCCTCAAGCAGACTCGGGAACCCGAGAAAATTTACGTCACAGGCAGATGCAGCTACTTTGACTTTGGCTTAACTTATGACAAGCTGCCAACACATTGTAAATAGTCTGCAGTTATTTAAACCTCGATAGATTCAGTGCTTTACATAAGTTTCTTATTCAAATGTTCTGACACAGCTGTTGTGAGCAGCCTGGGGTTTTTCATGTCTTGGCATCAATTTCTTACATCAATTGTGGTATTCATTAAACTCCTCTGTACCATGTACGGTGTCAAAAGGTTCTCGGGGACACATCCACATCTTCATACTGTAAGTTACCTGTATAAGATGATTAATGCAAATGCCAGGAGGTTCTTATAACGATCcttttgttgtgtttgtttcaGCAGTACATGAACAGACTGATTAAAGATGTAAACCATTATGGAGAGATTATGGCAGTTTTCTGGatcaaacaaaacatttgttaGTGACCAGAGAAGAGCTGTTGCAGGCGCGTCACTGATGGACACCCCAACGTCACAGGGCCACGCTTTCATAATCTACTGGCTCATAATCTTGACAGTTTGTGGTATTTGTCTGAAGTATCATCGGATTTGCAAGATGACTGTGCAAACAATGATTTGAAGAAGccactttctcaacattttaaactACTTCACATTTCATCTTCTCCAATCAGAGTGGGATGTCTGTGGTTACAAGCCCATGAAAGGTCAGATTTCTCCAGCTGCAAGTAAGATTTAGGGGAATGTTTCAGTGGAAATACAAGACAAGCAAAGAATCATCTGTAAACAGGGTTGTCAGGATACTTTTCGGGAA
Coding sequences within:
- the pdlim7 gene encoding PDZ and LIM domain protein 7 isoform X1, encoding MSDEHKEAMNLYTVTLSGPAPWGFRLQGGKDFSMPLTVSRLTPGGKAAQAGVGVGDWVVSISDASAEDMTHVEAQNKIRAATDSLSLSLSRAFKEEDRKDSLTAASVQPKYSFAPSTTINKMARPFTAGGGSANSGPVIKPVSYSPKLNTPSSQSHADTQQPQNGLEPTLSSAKDQTGDKPDGSKTAAAGRSGPSCRPPWVTDSNFADRFRPDKTSTVVTQHQQPAQPTPMQNRSSILQAAQQAPEDGGRTPVCGACNKIIRGRYLVALGRSWHPEEFTCSQCKVVLEEGGFFEERGAVYCTKCHDNRYAPNCAKCKKMITGEIMHALKMTYHVQCFKCAACKNPIRNQAFYMEEGEPYCERDYEKMFGTKCHGCDFKIDAGDRFLEALGYSWHDTCFVCALCQINLEGKTFFSKKDKPLCKSHAFAPV
- the pdlim7 gene encoding PDZ and LIM domain protein 7 isoform X2 — encoded protein: MNLYTVTLSGPAPWGFRLQGGKDFSMPLTVSRLTPGGKAAQAGVGVGDWVVSISDASAEDMTHVEAQNKIRAATDSLSLSLSRAFKEEDRKDSLTAASVQPKYSFAPSTTINKMARPFTAGGGSANSGPVIKPVSYSPKLNTPSSQSHADTQQPQNGLEPTLSSAKDQTGDKPDGSKTAAAGRSGPSCRPPWVTDSNFADRFRPDKTSTVVTQHQQPAQPTPMQNRSSILQAAQQAPEDGGRTPVCGACNKIIRGRYLVALGRSWHPEEFTCSQCKVVLEEGGFFEERGAVYCTKCHDNRYAPNCAKCKKMITGEIMHALKMTYHVQCFKCAACKNPIRNQAFYMEEGEPYCERDYEKMFGTKCHGCDFKIDAGDRFLEALGYSWHDTCFVCALCQINLEGKTFFSKKDKPLCKSHAFAPV